The uncultured Bacteroides sp. DNA segment CTTCGTATCAGAGTGTGAAATATAATCAGGCGTTTCGTAGTACTTTCCAATCTCATTCTCTACAGGAAATCCCTGAGTAAAAGTAAAACGACAATCATCGCATCTGAACAACTCAAATTGCTCCCCGGAAGCATAAAAATCCGTACAAGTGATAAAGTGCTTTATATGTGTGCCACCACAAAGCGGACAAGTATCTATAATGAGTCTATTCATTGCTTTTATTACAAATTAGAATGCAGCTCATACCAACAAGCTGCAATACACCCGAATTTGGTGCAAATAAACAAATAAAAAGCGACGTAAAGGAGATTTGTTAAGGTCTTTTAATATTATAATAAAGCAAGAGAAAAGAAAATATCCATATATTTGTCAGAGTACAGAACTAATATCTACTAAATTTATGAACAAGCAATTAACTAAATCCAACAACAAACAGATTGCTGGTGTATGCGGCGGATTAGCCGAGTATTTCGGATTCGATTATACCATCACCCGATTAGTATATGCTTTACTAAGCGTATTTACCGCATTTGCAGGTGTAATAATCTACATCATCTTGTGGCTTGTGATGCCTGAAGCTGAACGTAAATGAACGAGAATATAAGGTAGGTAAATATTCGGAGTAACCACAGATTAACAAATCATACGGGTTATTAATCTGTGGCTCATTTTTTGATGTGGTTTTGTTATAACGAACTTAGTCAATAGCCTCTCCTTTGAGAGTCGCTGAACTAGCTTCGGTTATTGTCACGTTTACAAAATCGCCTATTTTGTGGTTTCCTTTATTGAATACCACTACTTTATTTTGCTCAGTCTTGCCAACGAGTTGCTCGCGTGAACGCTTAGACACTCCTTCAACAAGCACTTGGTATGTTTGGCCAATACAACGGCTATTCGACCGAGCAGACAAGCGACTCTGTAATGCTATGATTTCGTTTAAGCGAGCCACTTTCACTTCTTCGGGAATATCATCGGATAAATGCTTAGAAGCATACGTTCCGGGACGTTCCGAATATTTAAACATAAACGCAGCGTCGTAACCACACTCTTCCATCAATGAAAGGGAGAGCTGATGATCTTCGTCCGTTTCGGAATGAAAACCACAAAAGAGATCGGTACTCAATCCACAATTAGGTATGATCCGCTTAATAGCAGCTACACGATCCAAGTACCATTCACGCGTGTATTTTCTATTCATTAATTTCAGTATGCGCGAGCTACCACTCTGTACAGGCAAGTGCACATGCTTACAAACATTAGGCACTTCGGCTATGACTTGCAACGTTTCGTCGCACATATCCTTTGGATGCGAAGTACTAAAACGAATACGCATTCCGGGCGCAGCTTCGGCTACTATACGAAGCAGTTTCGGGAATGTAATAATGCCATCCTCATTTTCAAAATGATAGGAGTCAACATTCTGACCAAGCAACGTCACCTCTTTGTATCCTTTATCAATAAGATCCTTCACTTCATTAAGAATACTAACGACATCACGACTGCGCTCGCGTCCGCGGGTATAAGGCACAATGCAATACGTACAAAAGTTATTGCAACCACGCATGATGGAAACAAATGCAGAGACATGATTGCTACAAATACGAGAAGGCATCACGTCCTCATAAGTCTCCGTGGTAGACAACTCTACATTAATCGCTTTCTCACCGACTTCCACAGCTGCCACCAGATCAGGCAAAGTCAAATAAGCGTCCGGTCCAACCACCAGATCAACATGGTGCTCTTCGATTAACTTATCTTTCACACGCTCTGCCATACACCCCAGCACACCTACGATAAAATGCTTCTTCTTCTTTTTTAAAGAATAAAAATGCTCCAAGCGATTCAGAATCTTTTGTTCCGCATTGTCGCGGATAGAACAGGTATTCATAAACACAGCATCAGCCTCATCGAGCGTTTCAGCCACAGAATAACCCGCCATCTCCATCACAGAGGCAACCACTTCGCTATCGGCCACATTCATTTGGCAGCCATAAGTCTCAATAAACAACTTCTTGTTGTCATCAGCAGTTGCAGATTTAAAGTCTGCTCCCGTCAATTCATTCATAATCTTCTATTTTTAATTAAATTAGAGACTGCAAAGATACTGCTTCATGATCAAATAATATCGGAAAGCAACGCCAAAAAGAAAGCTTTCATACGGAAATTAAAGTAGAAAGAGGAAAGAACAAATTACGTGTATCTAGACATAAGGAGGTCGCATGAAACATAAAATGACACCTTAAAAGGCTGATAAAAAGGTAATGCAAAACAAATAATAATCAATTGAAAAACAATTTATATTTATATATAGAAGACATTCAGAAAATGACATTCAGAAAAAAAGCAAACTGTAAACCCAATCAAAAGCCAGTATAGAAGAGAAGAGTATAGAAGAGTATAGAAGAGAATATCAACTACGTCGATAGAAGAAGAAAAAGAGAGCGTTCTAAATTGCTGCCGACGACGATGTTTTGGCTCAACAACGAATAGTGGGGATGATTTTGCTCATTATGCATAAATGCGTAACCTTGTGCCTGCGATGAACCCTAACGTAAATATCACGCTTACCCTCACAAACCTTCTGACAGAGCTTTCTTGAACATACTAGATCAGTGTGTTAAGTGTACCAGGTCAGCACGCTGAAGCTATATCAGTCCGGAGCACTCTTTGCTTGTGCATAAAGAGCAAGCTTCCCAACATCCATTCGTCTCCCAAATGACGGTTGCACTTTCACTAAATGACGGTTGCATTTGAACCCATTCACGGTTGCATTTTTCCACATGCAAGCATCTCAGTAACGAAGCTATAACAGTCAAACCCATTTCACCCTATTTTCCCGCTCCATCGAGAGAGATAAAAAAGAAGATCAGTAGCATTCAATGTTACAGATTATAATAAATGTTAACCAAAGAATATCTTTTTGAAGATTTACTTGCAATATTTAATTCAAATTCACATATTTGTGAAATGAAAGAAACATTAGATTTTTTCATAGTTAAGGTTTAGGTTAAAAAAATAAAGGGGAGCTGTGAAGTTGCCCTTTTTTCATGCTAAAATGTTGGTTACTATCAGATTTAATGCCTACCTTTGGACAATAATTCAAAATATAGAGTATGGGAGACATCCTGCAATTTCTATTGATAGCGGGCATTATTGGCATCGCAATAATCAGACAAGTTAGCAAAAATAAAGCTGAGAAGACTGATGCAACTCCACGCACGCCTTTTCCTAAAGGGAAAGAACAGCAGAACACAGAAACAACTCTTCCTGGAAATTGGGAACAGTGGTTCCCTACAGAACTAAAAAATGAACAACCTCGTGCGGAAACGGTTATCGTTGCGGCAGCAGCTGATTCTCCTCCAAAAAAGGAAAAACCGTTAAAGAAATCCGCTTATTCTTCTCTCGACAGAAAAAACAACCCAACACCGGAGTTATCTCCACCCGAAGCTGAGAAACAAGATTTCGGCATTCACTCTGCAGAAGATGCTCGTAGAGCCATCATCTGGTCAGAAATACTTCAACGAAAGTATTAGCAATCATTAAAACTTAAGAAAATATACTATTATCTATGTCACTCAATTTTATTAGCGCAGCAGAAGCTGCAAGCCTTGTGAAACATGGCTACAACATCGGCCTTAGCGGATTTACTCCCGCAGGAACGGCCAAAGCTGTTACGGCAGAAATAGCAAAAATAGCAGAAGCAGAACACGCCAAAGGAAATCCTTTTCAGATCGGAATCTTTACCGGTGCCTCCACAGGCGACTCGTGTGATGGGATATTGTCTCGTGCGAAGGCAATTCGCTACCGTGCCCCTTACACGACCAATAAAGACTTCCGGGCAGCAGTGAACAATGGTGAGATAGCCTATAATGATATCCACCTCTCGCAAATGGCGCAAGAGGTACGGTATGGTTTTATGGGCAAAGTCAATGTAGCCATCATCGAAGCATGCGAAGTAACTGCCGACGGAAAGATTTACCTGACTGCTGCCGGTGGCATTGCCCCAACCGTTTGTCGCCTGGCAGATCAAATCATCGTAGAATTAAACAGCGCCCATAGCAAAAATATGATGGGAATGCACGACGTGTACGAACCGCTCGACCCTCCTTACCGCCGC contains these protein-coding regions:
- a CDS encoding PspC domain-containing protein, yielding MNKQLTKSNNKQIAGVCGGLAEYFGFDYTITRLVYALLSVFTAFAGVIIYIILWLVMPEAERK
- the miaB gene encoding tRNA (N6-isopentenyl adenosine(37)-C2)-methylthiotransferase MiaB, coding for MNELTGADFKSATADDNKKLFIETYGCQMNVADSEVVASVMEMAGYSVAETLDEADAVFMNTCSIRDNAEQKILNRLEHFYSLKKKKKHFIVGVLGCMAERVKDKLIEEHHVDLVVGPDAYLTLPDLVAAVEVGEKAINVELSTTETYEDVMPSRICSNHVSAFVSIMRGCNNFCTYCIVPYTRGRERSRDVVSILNEVKDLIDKGYKEVTLLGQNVDSYHFENEDGIITFPKLLRIVAEAAPGMRIRFSTSHPKDMCDETLQVIAEVPNVCKHVHLPVQSGSSRILKLMNRKYTREWYLDRVAAIKRIIPNCGLSTDLFCGFHSETDEDHQLSLSLMEECGYDAAFMFKYSERPGTYASKHLSDDIPEEVKVARLNEIIALQSRLSARSNSRCIGQTYQVLVEGVSKRSREQLVGKTEQNKVVVFNKGNHKIGDFVNVTITEASSATLKGEAID
- a CDS encoding ferrichrome ABC transporter substrate-binding protein, which produces MGDILQFLLIAGIIGIAIIRQVSKNKAEKTDATPRTPFPKGKEQQNTETTLPGNWEQWFPTELKNEQPRAETVIVAAAADSPPKKEKPLKKSAYSSLDRKNNPTPELSPPEAEKQDFGIHSAEDARRAIIWSEILQRKY